The sequence ATCTCATCttctttttattgttatttcagTTGTGACCATAACTCAcatactcctctctctctctctctccccccccccctccaggacgCCTCGCAACAGGAAGCAGCAGCAGGCTGTCTCCCAGACCCTGTCCCTGAGCCAGATGGACACGCCCCGACAGACGCTGTCCTTCTCCGCCCTCAGCACCCCTGTGGCGGGCGGAGGCCTTCAGCACGCCGGCCTCGCCACCGACACCACCctgctctcctccacctccaccgccacctccgTGCCCGGCCAGGCCAGCCTGAGACAAcgtgcctccaccaccaccaccaccaccaccaccaccgatgGATACTGGGGTCAGCCCTGTCGCCAAACCGTTTATATTGTGGGGTTAAAAGAGGCTTCACACAAGACCAAAAAGACACTCGCTGCTTGTGTGAATTATGAAAACTAATGAGTacaatatttttgtattttttcatcATTTCCACTATTTACTAGTTGGCCCAGCATCTTTGTCTTGGCCCATATATTTCTGTGTAAAGCAGGTTTGCAAGTTATGCAATGATGCAATGAACCATATTTGGCAAAGCACTGAGCCGCACAGGAAATAACGCCCGTCATCGCACTTATATCACCATTGTATAAACGAAGGGTGCGAATGATTAGAAAATAAGCGAGATGGGCCTTGCACAAGGCTGGCTTTGTTAAATGCCGGGGGTTGATAAACACTGTGGGAGGCTTTGTGGGCTGTGGTGGTTGATGTGTCAATAGTGTTTGTAAGTTCCTCAAACTCATTTATCACACTGGCCAATAAGCGCTTGCAGACTCGTCATCTCACATCTTACCCTTTCtatttctctcgctctttctcactGACTGAATTTCTCCGTTTCATTTCCAGGGTCAGGGCATGATGTTGAACTCACAGGTCAGTCGAAGAACGTTTCTCTGAATGATCTCTTCATCAACGTCTTCCTCTTACTCCGTATCGTGCAAGGGCTGTGTTTATTAACCGCCCAACACTGGATGTCTCTCTTCAGGGCACAGTAccagccacggccacggcctcAACGGGGGCGCCGCCGGCAGCGTGTCCAAGTCTTCCCAACACACCACCGCCGCCAACGGCTACATCTGTAAAGACTGCTCCCCCAGCACGGGCGGCCTAAGCGCCCACTGCGCCTCATCTtcgtcctcttcatcatctCTGGGCGCCCAGGCCGCCGCGTCCGCGACCGGCGCGTTTTCCTCCttctcgtcgtcgtcgtcgctgTCGTCTTCATCCATGTCGCCCTCCTCCAGCATATACTCCCGAGACAAGAGTCGAAGGAACAAGACGGGTGAGGAACTCCGGGGCTTCGTTGGGACATGCATGGCTGGAGGGGCTTCTGACTCACAGCTCGAAGGGAACTTATGCTCCGAAGAAAAACAAATCCCGAACTTAAAGGGAAGTTTCTTTAGAATTCGGGAAGGGTTTCCTACAGCACTTCATAACTCAGGCGGCCGCTTCAGCAACACACGGCTGCCGCCTTAACTacgttgtaaaaataaatatttatatatatatatttttaaattgtaAATATCATCTGAAAGTATAAAATAATCTAAACTTTATTCACTCTCTGTGTAAAGATCAGGCTGCAGGGCAACAGTCCGACAGCTTCCATGAACATTTTTGGCGGGAAACCCTGTCCAGGCCGaatgttgttttttgtcttttctttttttttgatttaCGATGCGCTGTGACTGCTTGTGCCTAGCTAACCCTCAGcgatctgtccccccccccccccccccccccccccccaggcgtcCTGGCGTCCGTGTCCAGCACATGCGTGCGCTACGGCAGGAAAGCGGTCGCCCCCGTGGTGTCCCTCTTCACGCTGCTGTTCAGCAGCGTGCTCTGGCTAGGCTCGAGGGCCAGGAGCCAGGGGAAAGgtacggacgcacacacacatcacctccGCCGCGAACGCGTCGTACTGTCGGTCTGGGGTATGGCCCGTTTTTGGGTCCGGTTTTGATTTCATTACTCATTCGGCATTAGCATTCAAACTCCGAAGGGAAACGCATCAGGAAGCATCTCTAGACTCAGGGCTTCTGCTCAGTGTGttgttaaacctgcactatgtacgTTTTCCCATTAGCACCATCAAGTGGTTTGAGTTGAAGCTACAGTTATAGCCGTGTCAACTTCAAACCACAGTTACTCTCATCTAAGATTTTAGTTCAGCCACTCTTTGCTGGAGCAAAAGGTTGCAGTAGAAAGGTTGCATGTTGCagcctttttttaatttttgttttaaacagaTCTCTGTTAAAAAGTACTGATTTTAAAATGCTAGCTCTGGTCTCTGAAGCGTCGAAAAAAATACCAAATGTCTTATCACATTCCAAATATCGGACATGACGCATTCATCTCCTtgttcttaaaaaaataaatctctttatcGGACTAATCGatagcgttgtgtgtgtgtgtgtgtgtgtgtgtgtgtgtgtgtgtgtgtgtgtgtgtgtgtgtgtgtgtgtgttgtgtgttgtgtgttgtgtgtgtgtgtgtgtgtgtgttgtgtgtgtgtgtgccgggtgTCACTAGGCTACCTGACGTCCTTCTCAGACTCTGTCAGACGAGTGGTGGCCTCCAGCATGTCCAGTGTGTGGCTGTTTAAGCAGAACGCTGTCCGTAGGATCAGAGGCCACAGGGCCGTTGGCTATGAAGGAGAAGGTAGCGCGTCCACccccagaggtcaaaggtcgggGGGTCAAAGCTCACCGAAACCACGGACCTCTGGTGCTGTTATTAAACTCCTCATCCGCTATCTGTCGACTGGGCATTTCCAATGTTTCCTTTCTTCTTCCGTTTCTGTGTTGAAAACGCCTCCAAGTGGTTTGCTAGCTAAGGCCCACTGTACAGGAGAACAAtgttcattcatttattaagttatttaaatatattgcaACAGAGATAGCGACAAGCTAATTTCCATTCCTAGTCCCAAGTTGTAAACGTCATGCAGCAAAAAACGTTTCAATGAAAAGCATCAGCACACAATGCTTTTGCATACTTTCCATTCCACTATTGAAGAAATAAAGTACACATTAATTtagtcacacatacatacacatatgtgCACGTACTTACACATATGTCAACATACGGACAGATGCTTAAACAAATATACGCACACATAAGCATGTAGGGAAGTGCAGTTCAGGAATTGTACGatttctacttcttcttcctgCCTTATAATGGCTGCAGCTTTGCTTTTCCTCTCACCCTTTTCTTTACAACCAATTCAAATGTTAAAAGGCAGTGCTTCCTCTGATACGGTTGGCCACTATGGAGAGGTCTCTACCTATCTTGCTTATCCTCTGCATGAGGTCTTGTCGTTTCTGTCCGTCTTTCTCTGTTACTTCGCCGCAGTTTTACCCCACTCTTGTGAGTGTCCTCTTGATTGACCACTTCCTGTCCTGTTCCATGTCTTAAGTAAACTGACTGCCTTTTAGAATATGTTTATATTCTCTGGTGGATTCTTCAGCTGCTGATTTCAACGTCACCCTTGTGTTGAAGGCTGCATGCTATTTTTTCCCTACTTTTTCTCTCGAAGAAAAGAGCGAATCTTCTGCCAATTCTCTCCCATCTGACCTTTCCTATAGCAACGTGTTTTTCTCCTTCCATTGGCATTCACTGTGGCCTGGCTTACATGTGTCGTTCAGATTTGCCATGCAAATAATGTTTACCTTTTGTGTTGCAGCTCACTCCAGCTTCTGTGGAAGCATGAATGTAAAAGATCTGGTGACGGGAGACTCGTCACATCTTAAACTCAACGGCTCCCTGTGTAAGTagacactcactcagtcactcactcactcactcactcactcactctcacacccCCTCCATTGGCCGTTTGTTATTGAAAACTCGGCAGCCTTTatgatttattcatttttgCAATTTGCTAGGCAGATAAAACACTTGTGCATTTTTTGGTGTTTGCTGCTTGCTTTTTGATTTTGCATTAgtaatgtgtttgtctgtgtttgtgtgtgtatgcggccacatttgcttgtgtgtgtgtgtgctccgtcCTGGCCTTTCgttccctccaccctccctggtTCATGGCGACCCCAGGCGACGACTGTAAAGGGAAGCAGTCCTCCCACGCTGCAGTGACACAGTCTGTCCTGCTGCTCTCCCAGTCCTCCGCCCAGTCCTCCGCCCAGTCCTCCACCCAGTCCTCCACCCAGTCCAGGACTCAGCGTCTTGGGGGGGCGCTGCTGAGCTTCCTGGCTTACACAGGTTCATGAAAAACCCTTTTATGGCGCTTCATTGGGGGAACACAGCTGGAGTAGAACTAGAGCTATTGCTTAGCATCTGTGTGCTTGACTGATTTTAAGTATTTTAAAAACAATCCTAGGGCCTCATGATCTATTCCTAAAACAAAACTGGTTCAAACTCCTCAATGAAACGATCAGTGAAATATCGACGTTCTCTTGGTAAACAACCTGTTCCGTGTCTGTTTGGCGGCCCAGGTTCCTGCCTTCTGGTACCAGGCTACGGTGTGGTGCGTGCGGGCAAAGCGCTTGGCTCCGGGGCCGGGGTCGCGGTCTACACGGTGGTCCACACGGTGTTCCGGAAGCTGGTCTCGCTGATCTGCTTCGTTCTAGCGGCTCCAGGTGGGTCCTGATCTCACCGTGTGTATTCGTACAGGACTGAgagatgggtgggtgggggagtgtgtgtgtttgtgttcacatGTGCACATTCTAGGAATCTAAGTGAAGCGGAAAATACCTACAATCATTTACTTTTTTGGGTGTGGAGGGGAATTTGATACATTACCAAATACCTTTTATGCCCCTCTTATTTACCTTGTTTAAATttgcaatataaaataaaaacgtattCATTTTTTATGCTAAGCTTTTATTTGAAAACTCCTCTTCTCTGTGAAAGATAAACGCGGTACTCTTTCTTGTTGTGCAGCACGTTGTGAAACTCGCttcctgttgttgttattgactCACTCCTCTGTCTTCCCATTGGTCCAGTGCGCGTCGGCTGGGGACTGCTGTGGTTCCTGGCGACAGGATGGTACCAGCTGGTGTCCTTCATGTCTCTCCTCAATGTTTTCTTTCTTACCCGGTAAGAGCCCCTGGCCTTCAGTATTCATTCCCCCTTGCTCTTGctcttttacattttctttttgtccTGTGACAAGAATATGAatagacttttttttatttttctcttatGGGACTCAAATGTCAATatgattatattttttattcatttttccaACACAACACTTGGGTTATTTATAAAtaagtacaaaaataaaaatgtttagTTATTGAACAACTGTTGTAAAACAGTgaggcgaataattgttaaatatgtcGATTGGTCAATTCAACCCTTCCTGTCGTGTTAACCGCTGCCcactgctaaatcttaaatacattgcactttctaaaaagctgaCGTGTGTAGTCAGCTAAAATGCCTAGGATAAGGCATTATTCTAAAATGCccttttaactttctattttacccatttccttgcatatgttttcttttacttatctattattttattttattgtatgacaatgtttatatgtgaagcactttgagtctgtgtatgaaaagtgctaacCATTTCCATAATCCATATCTATCCTGATCTTGTTTTGGTGTGGTAACAGCATGTGTTCCATCAATAGCTGTTGACTGTGTTGTTGACCAATACTTTGCATGTTAGAAGGCAAAGTGGCTTGTGTGACGTGGCGATATTTTTGCATATTACATGACCACCATCTTGTATCTCTTTGTTCCAGATGCGTTCCCCTACTTTGGAGACTGCTGCTCCTTCTCCTACCTCTTCTACTCCTGCTAGGTACGTTGGTGCTGAGCTCTGTGGAGTCTATCTCGGGTGTACCGCGTGACCCACTTCCACACGCAGCTTGTAGTTGGCGGAAGCAGCACACACCCCCAGAGAGCGGGTTTCATAAGATCAGTACTGGATTCAGGTCATGGGTTTAAGGAGACGGAACCAAGCCTTAtctgtcacgcacacacacacacacacacacacacacacacacacacacacacacacacacacacacacacacacacacacacacacacacacacacacacacacacacacacacttgttctgCGGTCATTTAACAGACCTTTCTCCAAAGCAACGTGCAGTTAATTTGTGTGCAGTGCAGATGCATTCAACTTACCTATCAGGTCTCCCTcaaggacattggggatcaaacccagaacctttaggCTGTCACGTAGGCTCCCTAGCCACTTCCCTGCCCCCAACCGGTCCTCAAGACTCCTCTGCTCTGTGTCCGTTTCCCCCCGTAGCTCTCTGGTGGTGGGGTCCGTCCGCTGCAGCCCTCCTGGCCTACCTGCCGGCCACCAACCTGAGCCTGTGGCGGCCCGCCTCCCCCCTGGTCCTCCTGTCCAGCCTGCTCCCGGCCTCCggacccccgcccgcccccgtcCTGGAGGCGGAGCCGACCCTGAGCCACGCCACGCCGGCCACGCCCATCTCCGCTGTGCCggtaggagggggggaagggaggggggggggggggtttgtgaaGAGTATTGTATCACAGGGAGTTTCGACCGAGCCGCCTGATTGGTCAACTACACCTTTTTAAAACGTGATTGAATGAGCGTGACGGCGTATCCGGGCCGGGCTCAAAGGAAAAGTCGTCGCTGTGAATATCCCTCCGCCATTGATACAACCCGTAACCACCTAGCCTTAAAATGCATTTGACATCTACGTCCGTGGAAAAATTTGGAGAAATCTTTCTGTGGAAAAACGGGTTATCTAAGTTAAAACAAGACTGAGTTAGCCAAgcgtttttgtgttttcatgcGTGGTTTTGATTCAGTTTTGAATATCTAACGATCTTTAAAAAGCATCATTTCAGAAGTAGGCcggcatatatggaagaaattaacCCTACATTTTATGgaaaactatgattattattattaggcctatataacaTATAGATACTTTGATGGTGGAAGGTAGCTGATTTTGGAAGAATATgctgacatgcacacatgtacatcATCTATCTGTTTTCATAGAGGTTAATGTGTGTTCAAAGATACAGTTATGACCTAAAAGAACAtgttatgtaaatcaacattttATGCACCGGTAAGTCTAACTTTGTATTATGTAATGATTGGGTACTTAAGGAGCGGGACGAGAATCATTCTGGAGTGTCTTTGCAAACCTCACTTGGCTTTGTTGTTTCTCGTTTGCGGGTTACAATAAATTCTCCATCAATACTTGATCCGGGCTCTCCGATTCCTCATTGCGTTGAGTTAGTTGAAGTGATGGATAATTCTGTTATAGTTTCTACAACACTTACTCCACCATACAATAAGGCATCTCTGTTGTTGGGTCGTtgctaatgccgcgtttccactgcagggttcggttcgcaaaggtgagGTACGGATTGTTTCcgccgccaaaagtgggcgtgacccggactgagccgtactcgtcttgccctcgtcttcagtactcctccgttggagtactgagacgcctgaaagggtgccggaaaacttgagctacacaccccctccgtcgacagaatcgtcacttccgggcgacgtggggataaaaacaaacaaacggtagcctcgaggtattattctttacaatgaacatgtcgcgtaaaacgcttgcttgggcgaacaaggaggtggagacgttcctctgcattcttggggaggaagacgtgcagaggtagctcttggtttaatgtgtcgcgttcaacttttccattgtttttattgagcagtCTACACTGTAttgcgctgctatgatgtcacgatgtttacgtagctgccgcggcgatcggcatccggcctaccataaagggtactgtcggcggtggaagctcgacctcggaactgagctgggctataccgccccctccccaccggactgaggcgaaccgaagggtaccgcaccctgcagtggaaacgcggcataaggtTCGCCCCTCTGCCTGGAGTTTCAAAGGGCCGTTTGCCTTCTATCCAGGTCTACCGACGTGACAAACGCAGCTTTTATTTTCTCCACTCAATGATTGTTTTCACGAACAACCAGCCATTCATTTGCGGGTGTGATCACCGTCATTACTGGCGCGACAGCGACGCGCTGAGGAATGATGCGCTTGCGCAGAGCTGAAGGTCACACTCTCTTTGACAATGCCTGCTTGTTGAGCCGTATCTGGTGGAACTCATCACACCCAACCACAGATGTGTTAACTACTGCAGGCAGACATGGGGGGGGAATCCACCAGGATGTGCTGGTGGCACGGCAGTGATAACGAGAGACCAAAATACCTTGTTTCCTGGAGGATATATTTCCTAAACcttaacaaaaacacacgccTTAAACCTATCGTCATCCATATGCAAGAAAGTACtaaacgtgtttgtgtgtataaataacctgaacctcctaaaatggcgTTAACATTTGATCGGTTCGCTATTTCAAGATATTGGGCAGAAACGGATATTGCGTGACGGTCGTatcgtcacgctaataaaaacagaTAAAACCGctaatgaaaaacaaataaatcccgtcAAAAAGTgttttcttgtttatttttcgagTCTTcgcgtgtagtatatactaaaacaattattcacctcggGCTCCGTgaggcgaataattgttaaatatgtcGATTGGTCAATTCAACCCTTCCTGTCGTGTTAACCGCTGCCcactgctaaatcttaaatacattgcactttctaagaAGCTGACGTGTGTAGTCAGCTAAAATGCCTAGGATAAGGCATTATTCTAAAATGCCTTtctaactttctattttacccatttccttgcatatgttttcttttacttatctattttattttattgtatgacaatgtttatatgtgaagcactttgagtctgtgTATGAAaaatgctacataaataaagttgccttgccttgccttgcccccctccccctcccgctccCGCCCCTGCAGCCTGCCCTCccccccgcggcggcggcggcggcggtggtggcccTAGCCAGTCTGGACCTGGAGCGTCTGGAGCGTCTGGAGCAGCGTCTGGCCCTGCTCTGGGAGCAGGTCCAGCGGGGggaccagcagcaggagcagcgctTCGGGGACACGCTGGTCCTCCACAGCAGCCTGCGGGAGGAGCTGCGCACCCAGACGGACCGCGACAGCCTGGGCCTCTGGGTGTCGGCCCTGCTGGAGGGGAAGCTGGGCGCGCTccgggtggagctggaggagggcgaCGCCCACAGGGCAAAGGTAGGCGCTGCTTCGAGGGCTCTGTTGCGTGCCGGGGGTGTAGGCCGTCAACGCGCTTACAACGCACTTACTcgagggcggcatgtggctcaggaggtggagcgtgTTGGCCGGTTACCGGAGGGttgttgctagttcgatccccggctcctcctagctgaagtgtcgaggcgtccctgagcaaggcaacAAACTCTTacgcctcatgcccactgcaccgtcagtcaaaggactggGAAGGAGTGGCTGACGGCTGGGGGaggtttccagggtcgtcagagcccgagtagtgtcacggtgcttaaatttgcatacgcgatctgattggatgacggatccgtcgctgccgaaaaagttgaacatttttcaactttttgacggagccttcagcgcacggatccacaaatcattgcgcgtccgtccccattcaaagtcagtGGGGATCAGTctacggacggaggcagtgggcacgaggcgttaactgctcccgacgagctggctgtcgccttgcatggttgactccgccgtcggtgtgtgtgtgaatgtg comes from Gadus macrocephalus chromosome 2, ASM3116895v1 and encodes:
- the sun1b gene encoding SUN domain-containing protein 1 isoform X1, with amino-acid sequence MYYSLRAGCCPGPGPQLLPAGAREQEEESKRRMNMDFSQLHTYTPPQCAPDNTGYTYSLSSSYSTAALEFEQQHQLAPVFDSPRMSRRSLRLQTGGAGLYGNDSHADGPQNHVSYTTNTTTSSSSSRKETRTPRNRKQQQAVSQTLSLSQMDTPRQTLSFSALSTPVAGGGLQHAGLATDTTLLSSTSTATSVPGQASLRQRASTTTTTTTTTDGYWGSGHDVELTGHSTSHGHGLNGGAAGSVSKSSQHTTAANGYICKDCSPSTGGLSAHCASSSSSSSSLGAQAAASATGAFSSFSSSSSLSSSSMSPSSSIYSRDKSRRNKTGVLASVSSTCVRYGRKAVAPVVSLFTLLFSSVLWLGSRARSQGKGYLTSFSDSVRRVVASSMSSVWLFKQNAVRRIRGHRAVGYEGEAHSSFCGSMNVKDLVTGDSSHLKLNGSLCDDCKGKQSSHAAVTQSVLLLSQSSAQSSAQSSTQSSTQSRTQRLGGALLSFLAYTGSCLLVPGYGVVRAGKALGSGAGVAVYTVVHTVFRKLVSLICFVLAAPVRVGWGLLWFLATGWYQLVSFMSLLNVFFLTRCVPLLWRLLLLLLPLLLLLALWWWGPSAAALLAYLPATNLSLWRPASPLVLLSSLLPASGPPPAPVLEAEPTLSHATPATPISAVPPALPPAAAAAAVVALASLDLERLERLEQRLALLWEQVQRGDQQQEQRFGDTLVLHSSLREELRTQTDRDSLGLWVSALLEGKLGALRVELEEGDAHRAKKEELLQQSRAERLAEVESLLALLASRTEEVQQKQHQYKVEREEETRKAMREAAILAEAPDVPVAPISVGVNQEDHEALLAEVRRLEAELGRVRADLQGVLGCKGKCGQLDTLHDTISAQVSSEVSSQVRRELRALFYGSGQAGEGHRGGGDDDALPESLVLWLSQRYVGGPELQASLAALELAILSDVSQQLERSRGQALLDAQAQAQSVSETVRQTVSHSVQHSATAQGLSEEQVQLIVQNALRLYSQDRTGLVDYALESGGGSILSTRCSETYETKTALMSLFGLPLWYFSQSPRVVIQPDVYPGNCWAFKGSQGYLVIRLSLRVKPTAFCLEHIPKSMSPTGTITSAPRNFTVYGLGDEYQEEGKLLGEYVYQEDGDSLQTFPVMKNEQAFQIIEVRVLSNWGHPEYTCLYRFRVHGEPRLQQ
- the sun1b gene encoding SUN domain-containing protein 1 isoform X4, which produces MVKGKAIHGHLCIRKKAFSSYSTAALEFEQQHQLAPVFDSPRMSRRSLRLQTGGAGLYGNDSHADGPQNHVSYTTNTTTSSSSSRKETRTPRNRKQQQAVSQTLSLSQMDTPRQTLSFSALSTPVAGGGLQHAGLATDTTLLSSTSTATSVPGQASLRQRASTTTTTTTTTDGYWGSGHDVELTGHSTSHGHGLNGGAAGSVSKSSQHTTAANGYICKDCSPSTGGLSAHCASSSSSSSSLGAQAAASATGAFSSFSSSSSLSSSSMSPSSSIYSRDKSRRNKTGVLASVSSTCVRYGRKAVAPVVSLFTLLFSSVLWLGSRARSQGKGYLTSFSDSVRRVVASSMSSVWLFKQNAVRRIRGHRAVGYEGEAHSSFCGSMNVKDLVTGDSSHLKLNGSLCDDCKGKQSSHAAVTQSVLLLSQSSAQSSAQSSTQSSTQSRTQRLGGALLSFLAYTGSCLLVPGYGVVRAGKALGSGAGVAVYTVVHTVFRKLVSLICFVLAAPVRVGWGLLWFLATGWYQLVSFMSLLNVFFLTRCVPLLWRLLLLLLPLLLLLALWWWGPSAAALLAYLPATNLSLWRPASPLVLLSSLLPASGPPPAPVLEAEPTLSHATPATPISAVPPALPPAAAAAAVVALASLDLERLERLEQRLALLWEQVQRGDQQQEQRFGDTLVLHSSLREELRTQTDRDSLGLWVSALLEGKLGALRVELEEGDAHRAKKEELLQQSRAERLAEVESLLALLASRTEEVQQKQHQYKVEREEETRKAMREAAILAEAPDVPVAPISVGVNQEDHEALLAEVRRLEAELGRVRADLQGVLGCKGKCGQLDTLHDTISAQVSSEVSSQVRRELRALFYGSGQAGEGHRGGGDDDALPESLVLWLSQRYVGGPELQASLAALELAILSDVSQQLERSRGQALLDAQAQAQSVSETVRQTVSHSVQHSATAQGLSEEQVQLIVQNALRLYSQDRTGLVDYALESGGGSILSTRCSETYETKTALMSLFGLPLWYFSQSPRVVIQPDVYPGNCWAFKGSQGYLVIRLSLRVKPTAFCLEHIPKSMSPTGTITSAPRNFTVYGLGDEYQEEGKLLGEYVYQEDGDSLQTFPVMKNEQAFQIIEVRVLSNWGHPEYTCLYRFRVHGEPRLQQ
- the sun1b gene encoding SUN domain-containing protein 1 isoform X5, which produces MYYSLRAGCCPGPGPQLLPAGAREQEEESKRRMNMDFSQLHTYTPPQCAPDNTGYTYSLSSSYSTAALEFEQQHQLAPVFDSPRMSRRSLRLQTGGAGLYGNDSHADGPQNHVSYTTNTTTSSSSSRKETRTPRNRKQQQAVSQTLSLSQMDTPRQTLSFSALSTPVAGGGLQHAGLATDTTLLSSTSTATSVPGQASLRQRASTTTTTTTTTDGYWGSGHDVELTGHSTSHGHGLNGGAAGSVSKSSQHTTAANGYICKDCSPSTGGLSAHCASSSSSSSSLGAQAAASATGAFSSFSSSSSLSSSSMSPSSSIYSRDKSRRNKTGVLASVSSTCVRYGRKAVAPVVSLFTLLFSSVLWLGSRARSQGKAHSSFCGSMNVKDLVTGDSSHLKLNGSLCDDCKGKQSSHAAVTQSVLLLSQSSAQSSAQSSTQSSTQSRTQRLGGALLSFLAYTGSCLLVPGYGVVRAGKALGSGAGVAVYTVVHTVFRKLVSLICFVLAAPVRVGWGLLWFLATGWYQLVSFMSLLNVFFLTRCVPLLWRLLLLLLPLLLLLALWWWGPSAAALLAYLPATNLSLWRPASPLVLLSSLLPASGPPPAPVLEAEPTLSHATPATPISAVPPALPPAAAAAAVVALASLDLERLERLEQRLALLWEQVQRGDQQQEQRFGDTLVLHSSLREELRTQTDRDSLGLWVSALLEGKLGALRVELEEGDAHRAKKEELLQQSRAERLAEVESLLALLASRTEEVQQKQHQYKVEREEETRKAMREAAILAEAPDVPVAPISVGVNQEDHEALLAEVRRLEAELGRVRADLQGVLGCKGKCGQLDTLHDTISAQVSSEVSSQVRRELRALFYGSGQAGEGHRGGGDDDALPESLVLWLSQRYVGGPELQASLAALELAILSDVSQQLERSRGQALLDAQAQAQSVSETVRQTVSHSVQHSATAQGLSEEQVQLIVQNALRLYSQDRTGLVDYALESGGGSILSTRCSETYETKTALMSLFGLPLWYFSQSPRVVIQPDVYPGNCWAFKGSQGYLVIRLSLRVKPTAFCLEHIPKSMSPTGTITSAPRNFTVYGLGDEYQEEGKLLGEYVYQEDGDSLQTFPVMKNEQAFQIIEVRVLSNWGHPEYTCLYRFRVHGEPRLQQ